The Niabella beijingensis genomic interval TATCTGGGTGCGTCCACAGGCTGCTTATAACAATACCAGAGCCACAGTGAATACACGCGTAAATCAGAACTACTGGTCCTATGGAATCAATGGCGACATCGCTGCGAAGATCACCAAGGACTTTGAATTAAGGACGGATGTAGACGGAACCTACCGGCAGAAGACACCGGACTTCGCCAACAATGTAAATTTCACCATCTGGAACGCTTCAGCCGTTAAACGTTTTTATAAAAATGAATTTGAGCTATGGTTCCGGGTCAATGACATTCTGAATCAGAACACCGGCTTCAGCCGGTATGGTTTTACGGAAACCTACCGCACGGTTCTGAAACGATTTTATTTATTATCCTTTGTCTGGAATCTGAATAGCAATAAAGGCGCAGCTCCTGCAAAATAAAATAACAGCAACATGAAATATCCCATTACATTGCTTCTGCTGACATTCATTTATGCAACGCTCCCGGGCCATGCACAAAAATTCATTAACAGCGGAACAGTTGAATATGAAGTCCGGATCAATATCAGAAAAGGACTGGAGGCCGAAGATGATATGTGGAGCCGCGCCCTAATGGATAAGATGCCTCAGTTTTCCGTAAATTACTATTCCTATGCTTTTAAAGACAATAAGGGTATATACAAATTTGACCGTACCGGCGACCGCCAGAAAATAAGCAGCTGGATTACTGGAGTGGAAGAAGAGAATGTCTGGTACAACGACTATGCCACCAACAAGTACGCCAACCTCATTACTATCGATAATTACAATATTGTGGAAGGCGATCTGAAAAAAATAAAGTGGAAGTTAAGTCCCTCTGAATCCACAGTGATCGCGGGATTTAACTGTCGTAAAGCAAGTGCCATCCTCTTTGACAGCGTGTACATTTTTGCCTACTATACGGAAGAGATTCCCGTAACCGGAGGCCCCATGGGCGTGCACGGATTACCCGGGCTGATCCTCGGTCTTACCGTACCCCGTCTCTATACCAGCTGGATCGCCACTTCATTGAAACTGGATGTATCCGCCCCTGTTGCCCCACCATCCAAAGGCAAAAAAGTCACGGATTCTTTTGTCATAAATGCATTAAAAGAATATGGCAAAAGATGGACCGGCGGCAACAAATACGCCAACACCCTGATATGGAGAACGTTTCTTTAGCTCCTTCGCTATTGCAGCTCCAGCACCAGGTTCGACATCGGGTGTAAAGTAAGTGAATCACTAAAGACAATCGGGCTGCCATTAACCACATCCCTTCCCTGTTTAAAACGGTGGAGCACTTCCCGGAACCTCGAAGTAGCAACCGTTGCCGGCTTACCGTTCGTATTCATGGCACACATTACCGTTTGCCGGTCATCGTACCGGAAATAAACATACACCCCATCATAAGGCGCAAACTGCAACAACCTCCCATGCGTAAGGGCAGAGGAGCGCTTCCTGAAATTGGCCAGGGTTTTAATATAATCGAATACCGCCGCTTCCTTTTCCGTGCGACCGGAAGCGATAAATTTATTTTGCGGATCACCGGGCCATCCACCCGGAAAATCCAGACGTACATATCCGTCATTGGGCCAGGTGGTTCCCTTCATCAGCACCTCGCTGCCGTAATACATCTGCGGGATCCCCCTTCCCGTAAGCAGCCACGCAAAGGCCAGTTTGTACTTTGCCGTATCCTCATTTACCACGGAATAAAAGCGGGCCAGATCATGATTGTCCAGAAAGATCACCTGGCGCATGGGATCTTTATACACAAAATCCTGCGCCAGCGTCGTGTACAGCTTGTTCACCCCCTCTGTCCATCCGAAGGGCTGCGTTACCGCCGGAATGATGCCGTAAAACAGGGTTTGAAAATCGGTGGTCGCCTGGAGGTTGCTTTTAAAAGGAATGGAATAATTGTTCTCACAAAAATAGCTTTGATTGGGCACACCATGTACCCAGGTTTCTCCAAAGATGCTGATGCGCGGATATTCATCATAGAGGGCCTGGTTACAGCGGTTCATGAACTGAAGATCGTTATAGGCATAGGTATCCACCCGCCATCCGTCGATGCCAAACTCCTCCACGCTCCACAAGGCGTGCTGGATCAGGAAGGCCTGTACAAACGGATTCGACTGATCCCAGTCAGGCATAGATGGAACGAACCATCCGTCTTCCATAATTTTTTTATCAATACGGGCCGCATAGGGGTCAAACACCGCCTGGTCTTTATAATTGGTTTGTGTAAACCCCGGCCAGCGGTGAAACCAGCTGCTGTCCGGCTGATCCCGGAACAATACATGCTCCAGCCCGGTATGATTGTAAACGGCATCCTGGATCATCTTCAATCCTTTGGCATGTGCCGCATCGATCAGCCTTTTATAAGCCGCAGCGCCGCCCAGCCGCGGATCGATCCGGTAATGATCGGTAAACGCATATCCATGCTCCGTACGGTTGGGCATATCATTTTCGATCACGGGGTTCAGCCAGACCGCGGTCACGCCTAAGTTTTTTAAATAATCCAGGTGGTTTTCCACACCCTTCAGATCACCGCCATGCCGCTCAAATACGGAGTCGCGGTTCAGCGACTGGTCCCGCATTCCGCTTACGCGGTCATTGGAAGGGTCTCCGTTGCTGAACCGGTCGGGCATGATCAGGTAGATCAGGTCTGCAGAAGTGGCACCGTTCGCAAACGCCGTACCATTTCCCGCCCGGCGGTTGCTGATCGGCCAGTCTACCACCTCCTTTCCTATTGTGATCTTTGCTATCCCCGGCCGGGTATCCGGACCAATGACAAGATGCAATACCAGGTAATGCGGATTGTCAAACCGGGAGATCTTTTCCAGTTTCACACCAGGATATTGAACCGATGCCGCTTGTGTTTTCAGGTTCTGGTCTGCCGCACGTACCAGCAGCTGAACCTTGTTCCATTTCATATTGATCCACCAGTTGGCAGGATAAAGGGCGACGGAAGCGGCCCCGGCATCCAGCCGGACAAGCATCAGTAATAAAATTGCTGCTAAAAAAGGTTTACGCATAGTGCAACAGTTTTAAATGGCGGTATTTTGAGGATCGCTGATACGGGTGCGCAGCACACTTATGGCTCCCAACACCATCAATACACCTCCAATCATAAGATAATAGATCGCCTGTTTTCCCATTAAATGGCTTACAACAGGACCTCCGATAATGCCATTTACGATCTGCGGGATCACAATAAAAAAATTGAAAATGCCCATATAGACCCCCATTTTATGCTGTGGAATGGTTTCAATAAGCATCGCGTAAGGCATTGCCAGGATACTGGCCCAGGCAAAACCGATCCCCACCATACTGATCCACAGATAACCGGTATTTTTTATAAAATATAACAACAGCAACCCGATCCCGCCCGCCAGCAGCGCTACCGCATGGGTTTGTTTTTTTCCTATTTTTTTTGCCAGTGGTATCAGCAAAAATGCAAAAGGGATGGCGAACAGGTTATAGAGGCCGAACAGGTTGCCCACAAAATCACCGGCCCTGTTAAAAGCTGCAGAATGGGTGTCATCCGGGCTTAAACCAAAATGGTGGGTGGCCACTGCACTGGTAGTGAATACCCACATGGTAAATAGCGCAAACCAGCTGAAGAATTGCACTTTTCCCAGCTGCCACATGGCCGGGGGAATGGTGGTCATATCCCTGAAAATATCCCGCCAGCGGGGTGGCGTTGCAGCAGCCCTGTCCTGACCCGCAAACTTTTTAAAAGTATCCGGATCATATTCCCGGGTTGTGAAAATGGTATAAAGGATCGTTATCAATAATATCAGGGCGCCTGCATAAAAAGAATAGATGACATTTTGGGGCACATACCCTTCAGGCGCCACATTGGATACGCCCATCTTTGTAAGTAATGAGGGCAATGTAGAGCCGATAACTGCGCCAATCCCTATCAGGATGGTCTGTACACTAAAGCCCAGGGTCCCCTGTTCCTTTGGCAGCATATCGCCTACCAGCGCCCGGAAGGGTTCCATGGATACATTGACCGATGCATCCATTAATGTGAGGAACAGCACGGCAAGCAGCAAAACATTAGCACCGATAAATGTGGTGACACTGGCCGCATTCGGCAGAAACACCAGCCCCAGGGCACAGAAAACGGCACCGATCAGGAAATAAGGTTTCCGTCTTCCCAGAACGGTCCAGGTATGATCCCCCAGGTGCCCGATAATGGGCTGTACGATCAATCCGGTTAGCGGCGCTACGAGCCAGAACCAGGACAACTGGTGCACATCCGCCCCGAAATTGGCCAGTATGCGGCTGGCATTCCCGTTTTGTAAGCCAAAGGCCATCTGGATACCCAAAAAGCCCATGCTCATATTAATGATCTGCACCAGGGATAATTTCGGCTTGGAAGCGGTTGATATTACAGACATAGCAAGCGTTTAAGCAGCAAATTTAATATGTATTTAATACACATTAAAAATTATTTTCAAAAAAACTGGTCGTTCAACCAGTTTAGAGCATTTTATAGGATGGTAATGGTTGCAATTACTGGTTATGGGTTCCTGCCGCCGTTTTCCGTTCAGACAACAAATCCATTGGGAAGCACTGCTCCTTTTTTTACCACAATGATGCCGTCCTTTACGGTATACAGTTCGTGATCGGTATTTTCCAGGTGTGTTCCCCCGTTCAGCCGCACATCGTCGCCGATCCGGCAGTTCTTATCAATGATACAATTCCGCAGGTAGCACCGTTTCCCGATACCAATAGGAGGTATCCCTTTGTTCTGATCCCGGCTCAGATCTTCGATGGTCTCGTAAAAATCACTGCCCATTATATAACAGCTGGCGATCGTGGAACCATACCCGATGCGGGAGCGAATACCCACCACGCTGTGCTCAATACGGGAAGCATTGATAATGCATCCTTCGGCGATCACCGTTTTTTCGAGTGTGGTGCCGCTGATCTTGGCGGGTGGCAGCATCCGCGGACGTGTAAAGATCGCTTTGGTATTATCAAATAAATTGAATTCCGGTATGTCGGAGGTCAGCTCCAGGTTGGCTTCAAAGAACGAATAGATATTACCGATATCGGTCCAGTAGCCTTCATACTGGAAACTGGCCACTTTGTATTCGCTGATGGAGGCAGGTATGATCTCTTTTCCAAAATCAGTGGCCTCCGGATGTTTCTTCAGCAACAGGGATTCGAGCAGTTTCCGGTTGAATATATAGATCCCCATGGAAGCCAGGTAGTTCCTCCCCTTCTGCTGCATCGCAGCACCTGTATCACTTTCCCAGTCGCCCAGTATGTCTTTTGACGGCTTCTCTATAAACGAGGTGATGTAGTGGTTTTCATCCGTCTTCAGGATCCCGAATTCAGGAGCCTCCCGTTCTCCCACGGGTATGGTTGCAATGGAAATTTCCGCGCCGGTCTCTTTATGATGCTGCAGCATCTTGTTAAAGTCCATCTGATACAGCTGATCGCCGGAAAGAATCAGTACATAATCGCTGTGAAAAGGTGCCAGGTGCCGGAAACTCTGGCGTACCGCATCCGCCGTACCCTGGAACCAGGTCGGGTTATCGGGGGTTTGCTCGGCAGCAAGTATATCTACAAAAGCGGTACTGAAAGCACTGAAACGATACGTATTCTTTATATGCCTGTTCAGGGAAGCGGAGTTAAACTGGGTCAATACAAACATCCGGTGGATCTCTGAATTGATGCAGTTGGAAATCGGTATGTCTACCAGCCGGTATTTCCCCGCAATGGGTACGGCCGGCTTCGACCGGGTGCTGGTTAACGGCGCCAATCTGGATCCCGCTCCTCCTCCCAAGATCATGGCGATAATCTGATTTGAAATGGACATATATAATAGTTTAAAATTGCTTGGCGTTATAAATATAATCAGGAATCAATAAAACCCGGTATTATTATTTTATTGCTTGGGCCGAAGGGATTCGTAGAGCTGGAGGTATTGCTTTGCCGACATATCCCAGCCATGGTCAATGGTCATGATCCTGGTGCGCATGGCATCGTAAAGATCCTGTTTATTCGAATAAAGATCGATCGCGCGCCCTACGGAATACGCTATATCGCCCACGCTGGACTGCTCCATTTTAATACCAAATCCGCCCTGGTCGCCATAGTCCACCACCGTATCCTTCAGCCCGCCGATGTTCCGTACCATCGGAACCGTTCCGTAACGCAGTGCATACAACTGGTTCAGTCCGCAGGGCTCCACCCGGCTGGGCATCAGCAGGAAATCGGAGCCGGCATACAGCAGGTGGCTCAGCCCTTCATTATAGCCGATATACGCATTAAAATAACCTTTGAACCGGCGTTTCATCTGGTCCAGCTGATTCTCTATTTCAGGATCACCGGAACCCAGCACCAGGAAATTGGCCTTGCCCTGGTACTGGTAAATGGATTGACCGATCGCATCCGGCAACAGGTCGGCAGCCTTCTCTCCCACCAGTCTTCCGATAAAAGTGATCAGCGGTTTTTCAGGATCCAGTCCGAACTGCGCCGATAATTCTTTTTTATTCTTTTCCTTCCCCTGGATCACCTGTTCATCGTCGTAGTTTTTTGCAATAAACCCATCCGTCTGCGGGTTCCAGACCGCGGTATCGATACCATTAATGATACCGATGCTCTTTCCTTTTTCATATTCAAAAAGATTTTCCAGTCCGTTTGCTGAATGCTTCAGTTCATCCATATAGCTGGGACTTACCGTCGTTACTTTCCAGGCGCATTTAATGGCTGCGGCCATGGGGTTTATGGCATTGTTCCAGTCCAGCAATCCCCAGTTCCACGAATCATAGGCCGGCAGGTAGTAATGTTTGTCCCAGCTGAACTGCCCCTGGTATTCGCCGTTGTGCACCGTAAATACGGTAGGCACATTACCCAGCTGGTAACGGAAGGCATAGGCATGACGTGCCATGAACGGGATCAGCCCGGTATGATGATCATGACAGTGAATGATATCCGGACGGTGTTGCCAGCGGCCGATCCAGTCGCAAACCGCCAGCTGAAAAGCAATAAAGCGTTCTGTGTCGTCTTCATAACCATAGATGCGTTCGCGGTCCAGTTTACCGTTGATATCTACCAGGTAAAGATCAAATCCCAGCTTATTGGTTTTTTCCTTGATCACACTGTATTTGAACCATTCATTTCCCAGCGCCTGCCCGCCCTCATGTACCAGTTCCCATTCGTTCTGATATAAAAACTTTGTGCGGTACATCGGCATCACTACTTTGGCGATATGGCCCAGTTCATTCTGATACTTCGGCAACGCTCCCACAACATCTCCCAATCCTCCGGCTTTGGCCATGGGATAGCACTCTGCCGATACATGAATTATTTCCATAATACTGATTTCTTCCGTTACTAATGTAAGCAATATTTACAAATGAAAATATAAATTGAAACGGAAAGAATTAAAATTTTTATTTAGATGATAACTATTTACATTTACTTCCTGATAAAAAACAAACGATTGACATGAGTAATCAAACGACCAAGTGGTCACAATTCGGAACACTGATCATCGTGTTCTTTTTTTGGGGTTTTGTTGCTGCCAGTAATGATATATTGATCCCGGTTTTTAAAGAAAAGCTTCATTTAACACAGGTTCAGTCGCAGATGGTTTCTTTTGCCTTTTATGTGGCTTATACCGTAGGATCACTGATCTTCCTGCTGATCAGCAGTGCCATCAGAAAAGACCTCCTGCAAAAGATCGGCTACAAGAACGGCATTTCGCTGGGGCTGATCATTTCAGCATTGGGCACACTCATGTTTTATCCCGCCGCCGAGCAGGAATCCTTTACCTTATTTATTATAGGACTCTTTATTGTAGGCCTGGGGTTTTCATTACAACAGACCGCAGCCAACCCGCTGGCAATTATCATGGGAGATCCGAAGCTGGGTTCCCAGCGCCTGAGCCTGGCCGGCGGCATCAATAATTTTGGCACCACCATCGGCCCGCTTGTGGTCAGCTTCGCGATCTTCGGATCCGTTACAGCCTCCAGTGCCAGCGCCGACATCCAGAGCATCAAAGTGCCGTACCTCGTACTGGGACTGGCATTTGTAATTGTCGCCATTATCTTCAGGGTATCTTCGGTGCCCAATAAGATCGACCTGGAAGCTGCAGAACCGGAAGGTGCCGATGCATTAGAGCTGGGCAAGCCCCAGCAAAAAGAACTTCCGCAGAGCCGCCATTCGGTAATGGCCTATCCCCAGCTTGTGCTGGGTATGATCGCGATCTTCTTATATGTAGGAGTTGAGGTGAGCACGGCGGCCAATCTGCCGGAGTTTATGAAAGAGCACCTGCAAACCCCTACCGACAAGATCGCTCCTTTTGTATCGCTTTACTGGGCCAGCCTGATGATCGGCCGCTGGACCGGATCCGTGGGCGCCTTTAACCTCTCTCAGGGTGCAAAAAGCATTTTGCGCTTTCTGATGCCGTACATCGCCTTCGGGGTCTTCCTGCTTGTAAATAAAATAGCCAACCATGATGTCACACCTTTTTATGTATATGCCATCCTCATTGTCGGCCTGATCGTTTGTGATATTTTAAGCAAAGGAAACCCGGCCCGCCAGCTTCTCATATTCAGCTGTATGGGTATACTGGCCCTGCTGGTCGGAATTTTTTCCGATAAAATGATCAGCGTGTATGCCTTCATCAGCGTGGGGCTGTTTTGCTCTACCCTCTGGCCCTGTATCTTCACCCTCTCGATTGCCGGATTGGGCAGATTTACCAACAAAGGTTCCAGCCTTCTCATCCTTATGATCATGGGTGGCGGTTTTGTCAGCCTGCTACAGGGCTGGCTGGCGGCACCCGAACATTTGGGCATTCAATATTCTTACTTTGTTGGTGTGGCTTGCTTTGCTTATCTTGCCTTCTACGCAATAAAAGCAAAGGCCGCCCTGAAACAACAAGGCATCGACTACGATGTAAAAACTTCCGGCGGCGGGCACTAAGTATGTAATAAATTGAAAAATGATATGGGACTTTTAGACTTGTCTAATGATTTAGCGATTGGGATTGATATAGGAGGCACCAATACCAAATACGGCATTGTGAACCACCGTGGTGAGATCCTGGAAAAAGGTGAACTAAAAACGGATGATTATCCAACTATAGAAGGTTTTATCAATGCGTTGTACGATGCCATGAAGCCCCTCATTGAGCGGCAAAGCGGATATGGCCTTAAAGGCATCGGTTTGGGCGCCCCTAATGGTAATTATTATACAGGCACCATTGAATATGCACCTAACCTCCATTGGAAAGGGATTATCCCTATTGCCAAACTGGTAAGCGAAAAATTCGGCGTTCCCGCCACACTTACCAATGATGCCAATGCAGCCGCCATGGGAGAAATGATGTATGGCGCAGCAAGAGGAATGAAAGACTTCATCATGATCACCCTGGGAACAGGCGTGGGCAGCGGTATTGTGGCGAATGGTCTGATGCTTTACGGGCACGATGGATTTGCCGGCGAACTGGGACATATTATTGTGCGCCCCGGCGGCCGCAAGCACTGGAGCACCGGGGCAGATGGCTCCCTGGAAGCTTATTGTTCTGCTACCGGCATCACCATTACTGCAAAAAAACTGAGGGCAGAAAATATTCATTCCAAACTGAATGAAGTACCGGAGGAAAAGCTCGATTCGCTGGCCGTATTTGAAATGGCGGAGAAAGGCGATGAAACCGCTATTGAAGTGTTCCGCTATACCGGTCAGATCCTGGGAGAGGCCCTGGCGAATTTTATCATGTTTTCCTCTCCGGAAGCCATCATCCTCTTTGGCGGCGTAATCAAAGCGGGGGAATATATCATGAAACCTACCAGGGAGCATATGGAAAAGAACCTGCTACCCATCTTCCAGAATAAAGTAAAACTGGTATTCAGCGAACTCAAAGAAGCCGATGCCGCCATACTGGGCGCCAGCGCGCTTGTTTGGGAGGCCTGAATGACCTGAGATACGGGGGCGGTCCCGAAAGTACGTTTACCATGTGTTGTCATTCGATCCCGGCGGGCTCAGGACAATATATGAATAGCGGCTTTTGATACCGCCTTTTTTAATTTTTATCCATCGTATATTAAACAAACAATGGACTATAAAATTCCCGCGGCTACCCGGATCGGGCATGTACATCTAAAAGTATCCGATCTCCGGCGCTCCGTTGATTTCTATTGCGGCTTACTGGGATTTGAAATCACCACGCGCTATGGCGATCAGGCTGTGTTCATTTCTGCAGGCGGCTACCATCATCATATCGGATTGAATACCTGGTACAGCAAGGGTGCTCCGCCGGCCCCGGTAAAAGCACCCGGACTTTTTCATACCGCCATCCTTTATCCTACAAGAAAAGATCTGGCCAACATTCTTCACCGGCTGATTGAAAACAATTATCCATTGACCGGCGCCGCGGATCATGGAGTGTCTGAGGCACTGTACCTCGACGACCCGGACGGAAATGGCGTGGAACTTTACTGGGACCGGCCAAAAGAAAACTGGCCGCAGCATCCTGATGGCAGTCTTGAAATGTATACGAGGGAACTGGATCTCGACCGGTTGCTGCAGGAAAGGGAAGAACAGTAAGAGTATAAAACATTAAGGGATTAAGAAACATTAAGAACCGCCGTTTTGTGTACAGCTTAATAATTTCTGTACCGGGCCGCTCTGCAACACTTATGGTATTTTTTTTAAACCATTAAGAAGTTAAGAATAAAAAAACTTAATGCCCCTTAATCGCTTAATGTTTCCCATCGCTCCTACTACATCAGACCGCTCTGCAACACTTATGGTGTTTTTTTTAAACCAGTAAGAAGTTAAGAATAAAAAAACTTAATGCCCCTTCATTGCTTAATGGTTCCCATCGCTCCTGCCACATCAGACCGCCCTGCAACACTTATGTTTTTTTTTAACCATTAAGAAGTTAAGAATAAAAAAACTTAATGCCCCTTAATCGCTTAATGGTTCCCATCACTCCCGCCACATCAGACAGCCCTGCAACACTTATGGTATTTTTTTTAAACCAGTAAGAAGTTAAGAATAAAAAAACTTAATGCCCCTTCATTGCTTAATGGTTCCCATCGCTCCTGCCACATCAGACCGCCCTGCAACACTTATGTTTTTTTTTAAACCATTAAGAAGTTAAGAATAAAAAAACTTAATGCCCCTTAATCGCTTAATGGTTCCCATCACTCCTGCCACATCAGACCGCCCTGCAACACTTATGTTTTTTTTTAAACCAGTAAGAAGTTAAGAATAAAAAAACTTAATGCCCCTTCATTGCTTAATGGTTCCCATCGCTCCTGCCACATCAGACCGCCCTGCAACATTCACTTTTTTAAATCGTTAAGGAATTAAGAACAAAGAGCCTTGATATCCCTTAATTGTTTAATGGTTTTATCAATCAGTCCTCAAACGGAATGCTTAAAAAATAAGGGCCTCCGCTAAAAATAACAGAGGCCCGTTGTAACTACCAAACCAAACTACTATCGTCCATTAACGTCCGCCATAACGCGGAGCGTTTCTTCTTCCGTCTGTTCCTGCATTGCGCGTACTAGATTCCCATTTTCTGAAGATCGCATCCACGATCCGGTCAATCTCCTTAGCCGAGATCCTCCGGCTGTTCACTTCATCCGTAGCCCAGCCCTGCATTACCGTTTCGTCGTTATCCGCATCAACCATCGTAACGGTGATGGTGCCTTCTTTTGTAGGCACTTCATAATTATCATACCCCATAAATCGTGAAGGATAATAAACATTATAAAAACGGCGGCTGTAAGGATTGTAAAAAGTACGGAATCCGCCCCAGCTGTACCTTGGATCTGATTCAACGCGCGAACCCCGCTCCACCAGTACATCATAGCTCAATACCACATCCGGGTTACGGGATACCTGCTGCCACCCCATCCGGGATTCCAGGCGGCTCGAAATCGCCGTTTTGATCTGATTCTCCATCATTGTACTTCCACCCGTGCGTCCGCGGCGGTCCTTTTTCTCCGCCCAGGCAAACGTCCGGTATTTGTTGAAATTGGCATTGCGGGAAGTTTCCACATGCGCAGAAGGGCCACAACCAGCCAGCACAAAAACGATCACGGCAGCCACTCCTAAAAATTTTATGACTCGGTTTTTCATCGCTTTTCATTTTTCTACCAATAAGACGCAGAAAACGGAAAATGGATAACAGCGGCGGTGTAAATTATTTGTGAAAAAACAGGGCCTGCATTAAAGCGCTTAACAATCAGGAATATACACAAGCCCGGTTTAATTTTTATTTTAGAATCATCCGAAATTGATCCTGTTGATAAAAAAAAGGAATACATTTGATACTCTTCTTTTTTTTTGTTAAATTCAAACTATGAATAATACGGAAAACACAGCACCCGGCCCAACCACCGGTAACCGCAACTTTATCGGTCTGGTAATTATCGGCATTTGTATTGTACTGGCAGGCTTTATCGTTGCCGGCGCTTATAAATACAAATTCAAAACACGGCAAACCATACGGGTTACAGGCAGCGCCGAAAAAGACTTTACCAGTGACCTGGTCGCCTGGAACGGCAGTTACAGCCGGGCAGACTTCGATCTTAAGGCCGCCTATGCGCAGCTAAAACAGGACGAGACCAATATAAAAAATTATCTTACCCGAAAAGGTATTACTCCAAAACAGATGATCTTTTCTTCTGTAAAAATCGACAAGATGTTCCGCTCCGATTATAACGAAACCACAAAATCCACTACCACTACCTTTAACGGGTACAACCTTACGCAAACCGTAAAAGTGGAATCGAATGAAATTGCAAAAGTGGAGGCGCTGTCCCGTGAGATC includes:
- a CDS encoding VOC family protein, producing MDYKIPAATRIGHVHLKVSDLRRSVDFYCGLLGFEITTRYGDQAVFISAGGYHHHIGLNTWYSKGAPPAPVKAPGLFHTAILYPTRKDLANILHRLIENNYPLTGAADHGVSEALYLDDPDGNGVELYWDRPKENWPQHPDGSLEMYTRELDLDRLLQEREEQ
- a CDS encoding SIMPL domain-containing protein is translated as MNNTENTAPGPTTGNRNFIGLVIIGICIVLAGFIVAGAYKYKFKTRQTIRVTGSAEKDFTSDLVAWNGSYSRADFDLKAAYAQLKQDETNIKNYLTRKGITPKQMIFSSVKIDKMFRSDYNETTKSTTTTFNGYNLTQTVKVESNEIAKVEALSREITELIETGIELNSPEPLYFYTKLADLKLDLLAKAAEDARKRAETIAKNTGGSLGNVVKANMGIFQITGQNSNEDYSYGGAFNTSSKNKTASITVNLECVVK
- a CDS encoding ROK family protein; this translates as MGLLDLSNDLAIGIDIGGTNTKYGIVNHRGEILEKGELKTDDYPTIEGFINALYDAMKPLIERQSGYGLKGIGLGAPNGNYYTGTIEYAPNLHWKGIIPIAKLVSEKFGVPATLTNDANAAAMGEMMYGAARGMKDFIMITLGTGVGSGIVANGLMLYGHDGFAGELGHIIVRPGGRKHWSTGADGSLEAYCSATGITITAKKLRAENIHSKLNEVPEEKLDSLAVFEMAEKGDETAIEVFRYTGQILGEALANFIMFSSPEAIILFGGVIKAGEYIMKPTREHMEKNLLPIFQNKVKLVFSELKEADAAILGASALVWEA
- a CDS encoding DUF4136 domain-containing protein; protein product: MKNRVIKFLGVAAVIVFVLAGCGPSAHVETSRNANFNKYRTFAWAEKKDRRGRTGGSTMMENQIKTAISSRLESRMGWQQVSRNPDVVLSYDVLVERGSRVESDPRYSWGGFRTFYNPYSRRFYNVYYPSRFMGYDNYEVPTKEGTITVTMVDADNDETVMQGWATDEVNSRRISAKEIDRIVDAIFRKWESSTRNAGTDGRRNAPRYGGR